The region CCAATTCGTCCGCCGGCAAAAACTGCGCATGCATCGGTGCCGCAGCGGCCGCCTGAGGCAGACTGAGGGCCAGCAACAGGACGGCGCAAGGGTGGATCAAACGGCTCATGACAGTCTCCGAAATCAGCAGCTGACGCTTCGGCCGCAGGCATCACCAAAACAATCAACGAATGGCGCGCAGCACAGGACCAGGATTCAAAGACGAATAACCCAATGTGCTCGTGATAGTGGTGTTTGCTGACATCAGTTAATGCCAGACCACCCTCTCGAGCAGGCTCATACAGGTGCTATGTGGCTGGGAATCACATGCCTTTAACGGCAAAAATCCCGTTGGCGTTACGCCAGTAGCCTTTGTAATCCATGCCGTAGCCGAAGATGTAACGGTCGATGCAAGGCAGACCGACGAAATCGGCTTTAAGGTCTGGACGAGCCTTGCGGTCGTGGTCCTTGTCGATCAGCACGGCGGTATGCACCTTGCGCGCACCGGCGTGTTTGCAGAAATCGATGATCGCGCCAAGGGTGTGACCTTCGTCGAGGATGTCGTCGATGATCAGCACATCACGGTCGATGAACGAGACTTCCGGCTTGGCTTTCCAGAACAGGTCGCCGCCGCTGGTTTCATTGCGATAGCGGGTGGCGTGCAGGTAGGACGCTTCCAGCGGGAAATTCAGATACGTCAGCAGCTTGCCGGAGAAAATCAGCCCGCCGTTCATCACGCAGAACACCACCGGGTTGCTGTCAGCCAGCTGTTCATTGATGTGCGCACCGACGCGGGCGATGGCCGCCTCGACTTCAGCTTCGGTGTACAGGCAGTCAGCCTCTCGCATGATTTGACGGATATGCTCGAGATCAGCGGACATGGCGCTCTCCAAGTGGGTGGCGGATTCGGAAAAGCGGGCAAAGGTACGCATCCCGCACGGCCAGATCAAGCGTTTGTGGACTAACGTACTGTATGTCTATAGGACAACACCCTCGGATAGATTAATCTAGGCCGGTTTTTTTGCCCGCCGCCGGAGCCTTTCCCCATGCCCATCCGTGAGATCCGCCATCCGCTGATCCGTCATAAACTTGGCCTTATGCGCCGCGCCGACATTAGCACGAAGAATTTCCGTGAGCTCGCTCAGGAAGTCGGTGCCCTGCTGACCTATGAAGCCACCAAAGACCTGCCGCTGGAAACCTACGATATCGAAGGTTGGTGCGGCACCGTGTCGGTCGAGAAAATTGCCGGCAAGAAAATCACCGTAGTGCCGATCCTGCGTGCGGGCATCGGCATGCTCGAAGGCGTACTGAGCCTGATACCTGGCGCCAAAGTCAGCGCCGTCGGTGTGGCCCGCAACGAACAAACGTTGCAGGCTCACACCTACCTGGAAAAACTGGTCCCGGAAATCAACGAACGCCTGGCGATGATCATCGACCCGATGCTCGCGACCGGCAGTTCCATGGTTGCCACCATCGACCTGCTGAAGAAAGCTGGCTGCCGTGACATCCGCGCCATGGTGCTGGTGGCGGCGCCCGAAGGCATCGCCGCCGTCGAGAAGGCTCACCCCGACGTGATCATCTACACCGCGTCCATCGACGAAAAACTCAACGAACATGGTTACATCATCCCGGGCCTGGGCGATGCCGGTGACAAAATCTTCGGCACCAAGCAGAAGGACGCTTGAGCATGCAGGATGAGTTCAACGATCCGCTCTGGCGCACCGTGCTGTCGGGCGCGCAGATGCTGTTCGTGGCTTTCGGCGCCTTGGTGTTGATGCCGCTGATTACCGGCCTGGACCCAAACGTGGCGCTGTTCACGGCAGGACTGGGGACGATCCTGTTCCAGATCGTGACCGGGCGTCAGGTGCCGGTGTTCCTGGCGTCGAGCTTTGCGTTCATCACTCCGATCATTCTCGCCAAGGGCCAATTCGGCCTCGCGGCGACCATGGGCGGCGTGATGGCAGCAGGTTTCGTCTACACCTTCCTCGGCCTGACCGTGAAGATCAAAGGCACCGGGTTCATTGACCGTCTGCTGCCACCGGTCGTGATTGGTCCGGTGATCATCTCCATCGGCCTCGCCATGGCGCCGATTGCCGCCAACATGGCAATGGGCAAAGCGGGCGACGGCGCCGAATTGATTCATTACCAGACGGCGATGCTGATCTCGATGCCGGCGTTGCTGACCACGCTGATCGTCGCGGTGTTCGGCAAAGGCATTTTTCGCCTGGTGCCCATCATCTCCGGGGTACTGGTAGGTTTTGCCATGGCGTTCTACTTCGGCGTCGTTGATACCGCGAAGATTGCCGCCGCGCCCTGGTTTGCGATTCCGCACTTCACCGCACCGGAGTTCAACTGGCAGGCGATTCTGTTCATTGTCCCCGTCGCGCTCGCGCCGGCCATCGAACACATTGGTGGCGTGATTGCTGTCGGTAGCGTGACCGGCCGCGATTACCTGAAAAAACCGGGCCTGCACCGCACGCTGTTCGGCGACGGAATTGCCACCACCGCCGCCGGTCTGTTGGGCGGACCGCCCAACACCACCTACGCCGAAGTGACGGGCGCAGTGATGCTGACCAAAAACTACAACCCGAAAATAATGACCTGGGCGGCGATTTTCGCCATCAGCCTGGCATTCGTAGGCAAGTTCGGCGCGCTGTTGCAGAGCATTCCGGTGCCGGTGATGGGCGGCATTCTGTGCCTGCTGTTCGGTTCGATTGCGGCAGTGGGCATGAACACGCTGATTCGCCATAAAATTGACCTCGGCGAGGCGCGCAACCTGGTGATTGTTTCGGTGACACTGGTGTTCGGTATTGGTGGCGTACTGATCGGCACCGGCACCGGCCCAGACGACTTCGGCCTCAAAGGCATCGCGCTGTGCGCGGTGGTAGCGATTGGCTTGAATCTGCTGCTGCCAGGCAATGACAGCTGGAAGCACAAGAAGGCGGATGATTCGCTGTTGTAAGCAGACGCGGAATTGATCCTCGCCTGAAAAATGCCATCGCGGGCAAGCCCGCTCCTACCTTTAATTTCGGACGCTCTCCACGAGTGTGCCCATAGAAGATCAGTGTAGGAGCGCGCGTGCCCGCGACGCTTTGGACGTTACAACGCCAGCGGTGCTCTCTCGCACAAAATGTTCAACGCCTTCGCCCACTGCGGCTCATCGTTGAGGCAAGGCACCAGCACCAACTCCTCGCCACCCGCCTCGCGGAACTGTTCGAGTCCACGATCGCCGATTTCTTCCAGGGTTTCGATGCAATCGGCGACGAACGCCGGGCACATCACCAGGAGCTTCTTCACCCCGCTTTTGGCCAACTCATCGAGGCGTGCTTCGGTGTAGGGTTCGATCCACTTGGCCCGCCCCAGTCGCGACTGAAACGACACCGACCACTTGCCATCCGCCAAGCCCATGCGCTTGGCAAATTCGGACGCGGTGCGCAGGCACTGCGCGCGATAGCACGTCGCCAATACGGCCGGCGAAGCATTCTTGCAGCAATCTTGATTCTTGAAGCAGTGCTGGCCGGTCGGATCGAGCTTGGTCAGGTGCCGCTCCGGTAAACCATGAAAGCTCAGCAACAGGTGATCGTGAGGTTGTTCCAGATACGGCTTGGCGCTGGTCACCAGCGCGTCGAGGTATTCCGGCTGATCGTAGAACGGCTGGAGAATCGAAAACTGCACATCGAGTTTGTTGTCTCGAACCACCCGCTGGGCTTCCTCAATCACCGTGGTCACGGTGCTGTCGGCAAACTGCGGATAAAGCGGCGCCAAGGTGACTTTCTTATGACCTTGAGCAGCCAGACGCAACAGCGTCGATTCAATGGACGGTTCGCCGTAGCGCATCGCCAGCTCCACTGGGCCTTGGGTCCACTGGGCGGTCATGGCCTGTTTCAAGCGCTGGCTGAGGACTACCAGCGGCGAACCCTCCTCCCACCAAATCGATGCGTAGGCGTGCGCAGACTGCTCCGGGCGCTTGAACAGGATGAGCGACACCAGCAAGCGGCGCACCGGCCACGGCACGTCGATTACATAGGGATCCATCAAAAATTGATTGAGGTAACTGCGCACATCGGCCACCGACGTGGAGGCAGGCGAGCCCAGGTTGACCAGAAGCAACGCGTGATCGGTCATGCAAAATCCTATTTCTCAGGGCGGCTGAACAGGTCGTCCAACGCCGCGCGCAAATCAGTGAACTGGAAAGTAAAACCGGCGTCCAGCAAGCGCGCAGGTATCGCTCGCTGACCACCCAGCAACAGCAATGACAACTCGCCCAGACCCACCCTCAACGCAAAGGCCGGCATCGGCATGAACGCCGGACGGTGCATGACATTGCCCAGGGTTTTGGTGAACTCGCGATTACGCACCGGCTTTGGCGCGCAGGCATTATAGGGACCGCCAGCGTTGTCGTGATGCAGAAGAAAATCAATCAGGGCGATTTGATCCTTGATATGAATCCACGGCATCCACTGCCGACCGTTGCCAATCGGCCCACCCAACCCCAGCTTGAACGGCAGCAAAAGCCGCGCTAAAAAACCGCCCTCCGCCGACAACACCAACCCGGTACGCACCAGAATCACGCGAATACCCAACGCCTCGGCGCGCTGTGCGGTTTCTTCCCAGGCAATACACAACTGGCTGGCGAAATCCTCATTGACCGGGGGCGAGTCCTCGTTCAGTTCCCGCTCGCCACCGTCGCCGTACCAGCCAACCGCAGAACCGGAGATCAGCACCCTGGGTTTCTGCTCGCGACTTTCAAGCCAGCTCAGCAGGGTTTCAGTCAGCGTAATGCGACTGCTCCAGAGCAACGCTTTGCGTTTGTGCGTCCACAGCCGATCCGCAATCGGCGCCCCGGCCAGGTTGATAACGGCATCGACGGTGTCTTGGCCAATGTCTTCCAGACGGGTAATACCGCGGATTTGCGCACCGCAGATTTTCCCGACTTTTTGCGCATCACGGCTCCAGACCGTAAGCCGGTGCCCCTGACTCAACCAGTGTCGGCAGAGTTGACGTCCTATCAAACCAGTACCGCCGGTCAGCAATATGTGCATGACATCTTCCTCGCGTGGCGTTTTACCCGGATCACTAGTCTATTTTTAAAACAGGGATCTTTGGCATCGAGCAGGCTCTATTGTTAACAATAGGCCAAGCTGTCAGAACGAGAACGCTAAAAGTTATACCAAAAAACAATATTGTACAGGTTTAAAGCACGGCGTAATCTGTACATAAAGGTAAACGAGGCCCCTATGACTGTACCAATCGCAATCATCGGCACCGGCATTGCCGGACTTTCCGCCGCCCAAGCCCTTACAGAGGCCGGGCATGCCGTTCAACTCTTCGATAAAAGCCGTGGCAGCGGCGGGCGTATGTCGAGCAAACGCAGCGATGCGGGCGCTCTGGACATGGGCGCGCAGTATTTTACTGCACGCGATCGGCGCTTTGTCACCGAGGTCCAACGCTGGCAAGCCAACGGCTGGGTCGCGGAGTGGACGCCGCAGCTCTACACCTTCCAGGGCGGGCAGCTGAATCTATCGCCGGACGAGCAGACACGCTGGGTTGGCACACCACGCATGAGCGCCATCACTCGCGGCCTGCTCGGCGACCTGGAAGCGCACTTCGCCTGCCGCATCACCGAAGTCTATCGCGGTGAAGAGCACTGGCATTTGCAGGACGCCGACGGTTTCACCCACGGCCCTTTCAGCCACGTCGTGATCGCGACTCCGGCGCCTCAAGCAACCGCACTGCTGGCGGCAGCGCCAAAACTTGCCGGGGCCGCCGCCGGGGTAAAAATGGACCCGACCTGGGCCATCGCCCTGGCCTTCGACAAACCATTGGATACGCCCATGGAAGGCTGCTTCGTGCAAGACAGCCCCCTCGACTGGCTGGCCCGCAACCGCAGCAAGCCAGGGCGCGACAATCGACTCGACACGTGGGTGCTACACGCCACCAGCGCCTGGAGTCGCCAACATATCGACCTGCCAAAAGAAGCGGTGATTGAACAGTTGCACGGCGCCTTCGCCGAGCTGCTGCACAGCGCAATGCCGGCGCCCACCTTCAGCCTTGCTCATCGCTGGCTCTACGCTCGCCCGGCCAGCAGCCATGAATGGGGCGCGCTGGCGGACGCCGACCTGGGTTTGTACGTGTGTGGCGACTGGTGCCTGTCCGGGCGTGTAGAAGGCGCTTGGCTCAGTGGCCAGGAAGCCGCTCGCCGCTTACACGAGCACTTACAGTGAATCGCGTTAATCCGGCAAAACTGCTGCTGTCAAAATGGACGGCAGCCCAACCGCAAAACCGTGAAAAGCATTTCCTGGTCACTGAGCTGTTTCGCGATGAGGAAGGCACGGTGCTGGAAGTCGAGTTGCAGGCGGTATTGACCCAACGCACAGAGCGAATGG is a window of Pseudomonas sp. DC1.2 DNA encoding:
- a CDS encoding hypoxanthine-guanine phosphoribosyltransferase — encoded protein: MSADLEHIRQIMREADCLYTEAEVEAAIARVGAHINEQLADSNPVVFCVMNGGLIFSGKLLTYLNFPLEASYLHATRYRNETSGGDLFWKAKPEVSFIDRDVLIIDDILDEGHTLGAIIDFCKHAGARKVHTAVLIDKDHDRKARPDLKADFVGLPCIDRYIFGYGMDYKGYWRNANGIFAVKGM
- the upp gene encoding uracil phosphoribosyltransferase, with the translated sequence MPIREIRHPLIRHKLGLMRRADISTKNFRELAQEVGALLTYEATKDLPLETYDIEGWCGTVSVEKIAGKKITVVPILRAGIGMLEGVLSLIPGAKVSAVGVARNEQTLQAHTYLEKLVPEINERLAMIIDPMLATGSSMVATIDLLKKAGCRDIRAMVLVAAPEGIAAVEKAHPDVIIYTASIDEKLNEHGYIIPGLGDAGDKIFGTKQKDA
- a CDS encoding uracil-xanthine permease family protein, whose amino-acid sequence is MQDEFNDPLWRTVLSGAQMLFVAFGALVLMPLITGLDPNVALFTAGLGTILFQIVTGRQVPVFLASSFAFITPIILAKGQFGLAATMGGVMAAGFVYTFLGLTVKIKGTGFIDRLLPPVVIGPVIISIGLAMAPIAANMAMGKAGDGAELIHYQTAMLISMPALLTTLIVAVFGKGIFRLVPIISGVLVGFAMAFYFGVVDTAKIAAAPWFAIPHFTAPEFNWQAILFIVPVALAPAIEHIGGVIAVGSVTGRDYLKKPGLHRTLFGDGIATTAAGLLGGPPNTTYAEVTGAVMLTKNYNPKIMTWAAIFAISLAFVGKFGALLQSIPVPVMGGILCLLFGSIAAVGMNTLIRHKIDLGEARNLVIVSVTLVFGIGGVLIGTGTGPDDFGLKGIALCAVVAIGLNLLLPGNDSWKHKKADDSLL
- the hemH gene encoding ferrochelatase; its protein translation is MTDHALLLVNLGSPASTSVADVRSYLNQFLMDPYVIDVPWPVRRLLVSLILFKRPEQSAHAYASIWWEEGSPLVVLSQRLKQAMTAQWTQGPVELAMRYGEPSIESTLLRLAAQGHKKVTLAPLYPQFADSTVTTVIEEAQRVVRDNKLDVQFSILQPFYDQPEYLDALVTSAKPYLEQPHDHLLLSFHGLPERHLTKLDPTGQHCFKNQDCCKNASPAVLATCYRAQCLRTASEFAKRMGLADGKWSVSFQSRLGRAKWIEPYTEARLDELAKSGVKKLLVMCPAFVADCIETLEEIGDRGLEQFREAGGEELVLVPCLNDEPQWAKALNILCERAPLAL
- a CDS encoding TIGR01777 family oxidoreductase yields the protein MHILLTGGTGLIGRQLCRHWLSQGHRLTVWSRDAQKVGKICGAQIRGITRLEDIGQDTVDAVINLAGAPIADRLWTHKRKALLWSSRITLTETLLSWLESREQKPRVLISGSAVGWYGDGGERELNEDSPPVNEDFASQLCIAWEETAQRAEALGIRVILVRTGLVLSAEGGFLARLLLPFKLGLGGPIGNGRQWMPWIHIKDQIALIDFLLHHDNAGGPYNACAPKPVRNREFTKTLGNVMHRPAFMPMPAFALRVGLGELSLLLLGGQRAIPARLLDAGFTFQFTDLRAALDDLFSRPEK
- a CDS encoding NAD(P)/FAD-dependent oxidoreductase, with product MTVPIAIIGTGIAGLSAAQALTEAGHAVQLFDKSRGSGGRMSSKRSDAGALDMGAQYFTARDRRFVTEVQRWQANGWVAEWTPQLYTFQGGQLNLSPDEQTRWVGTPRMSAITRGLLGDLEAHFACRITEVYRGEEHWHLQDADGFTHGPFSHVVIATPAPQATALLAAAPKLAGAAAGVKMDPTWAIALAFDKPLDTPMEGCFVQDSPLDWLARNRSKPGRDNRLDTWVLHATSAWSRQHIDLPKEAVIEQLHGAFAELLHSAMPAPTFSLAHRWLYARPASSHEWGALADADLGLYVCGDWCLSGRVEGAWLSGQEAARRLHEHLQ
- a CDS encoding TIGR02450 family Trp-rich protein, which codes for MNRVNPAKLLLSKWTAAQPQNREKHFLVTELFRDEEGTVLEVELQAVLTQRTERMAWQTLKNSDTWLLGWK